In Cellvibrio polysaccharolyticus, a genomic segment contains:
- a CDS encoding riboflavin synthase: MFTGIIEAVGKVVAVTPVNGDIRLRIDSGNLDLADVQLGDSIATNGVCLTVVELTGKGYWADVSRETLANTTIPDWKIGLPVNLEKALTPRTRLGGHIVSGHVDGVGEVLQRHADARSERFRLRAPATLAKYIAHKGSITIDGTSLTVNAVDGDVFELNIVPHTLQHTIMGHYTTGSRVNLEVDVLARYLERLLLGDRAAEGQAGNGNQGLTLEFLAQHGFHR, from the coding sequence ATGTTTACCGGAATTATTGAAGCTGTAGGTAAAGTGGTTGCCGTCACCCCGGTGAATGGCGATATTCGCCTGCGGATTGACAGCGGCAATCTGGATCTTGCCGACGTTCAGCTGGGCGATTCCATTGCCACCAACGGGGTTTGCCTTACGGTGGTGGAGTTGACGGGTAAAGGTTACTGGGCCGATGTGTCTCGCGAAACCCTCGCCAATACCACCATTCCTGACTGGAAAATCGGTTTGCCGGTCAACCTCGAAAAAGCCCTGACACCGCGCACCCGTCTGGGTGGGCATATTGTCAGTGGTCATGTCGATGGCGTGGGCGAAGTGCTGCAACGCCATGCCGATGCCCGTTCCGAACGGTTTCGCTTGCGAGCGCCGGCAACCCTGGCGAAATATATTGCTCACAAAGGTTCCATCACTATTGATGGCACAAGCCTTACCGTGAATGCGGTAGACGGCGATGTTTTTGAATTGAATATTGTGCCGCATACCCTGCAGCACACCATAATGGGACATTACACCACTGGCTCCCGTGTGAATCTGGAGGTGGATGTTCTGGCGCGTTATCTCGAGCGTTTGCTGCTCGGCGATCGCGCTGCTGAAGGACAAGCCGGCAACGGCAACCAGGGGCTGACGCTGGAATTTCTGGCGCAGCACGGCTTCCATCGCTAA
- the ribBA gene encoding bifunctional 3,4-dihydroxy-2-butanone-4-phosphate synthase/GTP cyclohydrolase II, with protein sequence MQLNTIDELIEDMRQGKMIVLMDDEDRENEGDLIMIAELVRPEDINFMVTHARGLVCLPLTREICERLALPLMVSDNKSQYSTNFTVSIEASEGVSTGISAQDRARTILAAVNPDAKPSDLAQPGHIFPLMSQPGGVMSRAGHTEAACDLARLAGFSPAGVLIEIMNEDGSMARRPDLERFARQHNLKIGTIADLIHYRAVKEKTVECINTRTVDTLYGEFELRTYRDQALGNLHFVMSKGDIKPDEPTLVRVHVMDIAHDILSLKRQSIAGGASWTYQSALQRVAEEGKGVVLLICYDETTRDMEESIDWLIAGKQQRRSNEVLYKQVGTGSQILRDLGIGKMRVMSAPMRFSALSGFDLEVVEYVSPDDAQG encoded by the coding sequence ATGCAACTCAATACCATTGATGAGCTGATTGAAGATATGCGTCAGGGCAAGATGATTGTTCTGATGGACGATGAAGACCGCGAGAATGAAGGCGATCTGATTATGATCGCCGAACTGGTGCGACCGGAAGACATCAACTTCATGGTCACCCACGCGCGCGGTCTGGTGTGTTTGCCGCTGACGCGGGAAATTTGCGAGCGACTGGCGTTGCCGTTGATGGTGTCGGACAACAAGTCCCAATATTCCACCAACTTCACCGTTTCCATCGAAGCGTCTGAAGGTGTTTCTACCGGTATTTCTGCTCAGGATCGGGCCCGCACTATTCTGGCTGCGGTGAATCCGGATGCGAAGCCGTCCGATCTGGCCCAGCCCGGTCATATTTTTCCGCTGATGTCCCAGCCGGGCGGCGTTATGAGCCGTGCCGGTCATACGGAAGCCGCTTGTGATCTCGCTCGTCTGGCCGGTTTCTCACCTGCCGGTGTATTGATCGAGATTATGAATGAAGACGGTTCCATGGCGCGCCGTCCGGATCTGGAGCGTTTTGCCCGTCAGCACAACTTGAAAATCGGCACTATTGCCGATCTGATTCATTACCGTGCGGTAAAAGAAAAAACTGTTGAGTGCATTAATACCCGCACCGTGGATACACTCTACGGCGAGTTTGAATTGCGCACTTACCGCGACCAGGCGCTGGGCAACCTGCACTTTGTGATGTCAAAGGGCGATATCAAGCCTGACGAGCCAACACTGGTGCGGGTGCATGTGATGGATATCGCCCACGATATTCTTTCGCTCAAGCGCCAATCCATTGCTGGCGGTGCCTCCTGGACCTACCAGAGCGCCCTGCAACGCGTCGCTGAAGAAGGCAAGGGCGTGGTGTTGCTGATTTGCTACGACGAAACCACCCGCGATATGGAAGAAAGTATTGACTGGCTGATCGCCGGCAAGCAACAGCGCCGCAGTAATGAAGTGCTCTACAAGCAAGTCGGCACCGGCTCGCAAATTCTGCGCGATCTCGGCATTGGCAAAATGCGTGTGATGTCGGCACCGATGCGCTTTTCGGCGCTGTCCGGTTTTGATCTGGAAGTGGTGGAATATGTCAGCCCGGACGATGCTCAGGGTTAA
- the ribH gene encoding 6,7-dimethyl-8-ribityllumazine synthase has protein sequence MSNIQVVEGTFTANKGKYALIVSRWNSFVVESLKDGALDTLRRHGIPDENIVVYYAPGAFEFPLVAQRIAARKEFDAIIALGAVIRGGTPHFDYVAGECTKGLAQVSMNENIPVTFGVLTVDSIEQAIERSGTKAGNKGVEAASTALEMVSLLGHI, from the coding sequence ATGAGCAATATTCAGGTAGTTGAAGGCACCTTTACCGCCAACAAAGGCAAGTACGCGTTGATCGTCAGCCGTTGGAACAGCTTCGTCGTAGAAAGCCTGAAAGACGGCGCGCTGGATACCCTGCGTCGTCACGGCATTCCGGATGAAAACATCGTTGTTTATTACGCACCGGGTGCTTTCGAGTTTCCGTTGGTCGCGCAACGCATTGCCGCCCGCAAGGAATTTGATGCCATCATCGCGCTGGGCGCGGTGATTCGCGGCGGTACACCGCACTTCGATTATGTTGCCGGTGAGTGCACCAAAGGTTTGGCGCAAGTATCGATGAACGAAAATATCCCGGTCACTTTCGGTGTATTGACCGTCGATTCCATCGAGCAGGCGATTGAGCGCTCCGGTACCAAGGCCGGTAACAAAGGCGTTGAAGCGGCTTCGACCGCACTGGAAATGGTTTCCCTGCTGGGTCATATCTGA